One genomic window of Saprospiraceae bacterium includes the following:
- a CDS encoding fatty acid desaturase: MQQQEIQDFTAKVKLALKSIKAYQVTDNKKAIIQIINSFGPFLILWVAIYQLWDSYLWLALLLCLLNALFLVRIFIIQHDCGHQSFVANATVRKIIGYCCSLASSIPYFYWAKSHHFHHMNNGRLEVRDIGDIDTLTVKEYAALGRWGRFKYRLYRSTLVMFFLGPIYYVFIHNRLPLINIAEFKKLKPGLLLNNILYIVLIVGLCLVLDWKKVVLLQVSILCAFAIIAIWFFYVQHQHEHGYKHWKDKWEFMYAAIKGSSYYKLPKIMHWFTGNIAFHHIHHLNPAIPNYNLKKCVDAIPWFHKYTTEINFWESLKLASHKLWDEQQQRMITFREFYRLERLGMITA, encoded by the coding sequence ATGCAGCAACAAGAAATTCAGGATTTTACGGCTAAAGTCAAGCTGGCTTTAAAATCGATCAAAGCTTACCAGGTCACTGACAATAAAAAAGCCATTATCCAAATCATCAATTCCTTCGGGCCCTTTTTAATACTTTGGGTTGCGATATATCAATTGTGGGATTCCTATTTATGGTTGGCTCTCCTGCTTTGTTTACTCAATGCACTTTTTTTGGTAAGAATATTTATCATTCAGCACGATTGTGGGCATCAGAGTTTTGTTGCCAATGCTACCGTTCGAAAAATCATTGGTTATTGTTGCAGCCTGGCGAGTTCAATCCCCTATTTTTATTGGGCCAAGTCTCATCATTTTCACCATATGAATAATGGCAGATTGGAAGTGAGAGATATTGGCGACATTGATACTTTGACCGTCAAAGAATACGCAGCATTGGGTAGATGGGGAAGATTTAAATACAGATTGTATCGTTCTACACTTGTCATGTTTTTTCTGGGTCCCATTTATTATGTGTTTATCCATAACAGACTTCCGCTGATCAATATTGCAGAATTCAAAAAACTCAAACCAGGTTTGCTTTTAAATAATATTCTTTATATTGTATTAATTGTTGGCCTATGTCTGGTTTTGGATTGGAAGAAAGTTGTTTTACTACAGGTTTCTATTTTGTGCGCTTTTGCAATTATCGCTATTTGGTTTTTTTACGTACAACATCAACATGAGCACGGTTATAAACATTGGAAAGATAAATGGGAATTCATGTATGCTGCTATCAAAGGCAGCAGTTATTACAAATTACCTAAGATCATGCATTGGTTTACCGGAAATATTGCATTTCACCACATACACCATTTGAATCCTGCGATCCCTAATTACAATCTCAAAAAATGCGTTGACGCGATTCCATGGTTTCATAAATACACTACGGAAATCAATTTTTGGGAAAGTCTCAAACTGGCAAGCCATAAATTGTGGGACGAACAGCAACAGCGCATGATCACCTTCAGAGAGTTTTATAGGTTGGAACGTTTGGGGATGATTACCGCTTAG
- a CDS encoding transporter has protein sequence MFKNNFIISLCLLLGLNVYAQEIVTDRPDQTESALCLYTSQLQVESGISWNFQDGDGFSSNSLVVPGTLFRYGLGGPLELRVFQQLVRETNGTNALLGVADLEVGLKFRLKDAANSSLKMAFLTHLIFPSGTEFLSNKKYGSLNKFCISHDVSENTSLGYNVGYNYYGQGKGDLSYSLSYGIGISDRTAMYVEAFGTVEEMEEFITNFDAGMTYLLKPNFQLDFSWGTGIQRKMNYVSVGVSWKTGGRGGM, from the coding sequence ATGTTTAAAAATAATTTTATCATAAGTTTGTGTCTGCTTTTAGGTCTCAATGTATACGCTCAGGAGATCGTAACGGACAGGCCCGACCAAACCGAGAGTGCGCTCTGTCTTTACACTTCGCAATTGCAGGTGGAATCCGGGATTTCCTGGAATTTTCAGGATGGTGATGGTTTTTCCAGCAATAGCCTGGTGGTCCCGGGCACTTTGTTTAGATATGGATTGGGTGGGCCCCTGGAGTTAAGGGTATTTCAGCAGTTGGTCAGGGAAACAAATGGAACAAACGCGCTATTGGGTGTGGCAGATTTGGAGGTTGGTCTCAAATTTCGCTTGAAAGATGCAGCTAATAGTTCATTAAAAATGGCCTTTTTAACGCATTTGATATTTCCAAGTGGGACCGAATTTCTAAGTAATAAAAAATACGGCAGTTTAAATAAGTTTTGTATCAGTCATGATGTCTCCGAAAACACCAGCCTCGGTTATAATGTAGGTTATAATTACTATGGTCAAGGTAAAGGCGATCTCAGTTATTCTCTTTCATATGGCATTGGAATTTCAGATCGAACAGCTATGTATGTAGAAGCTTTCGGAACTGTGGAAGAAATGGAGGAGTTTATCACCAACTTTGATGCAGGTATGACCTATCTGCTGAAGCCCAATTTTCAATTGGATTTTTCATGGGGAACCGGAATACAAAGAAAGATGAATTATGTTTCGGTAGGTGTGAGTTGGAAAACGGGGGGAAGAGGCGGCATGTAG
- a CDS encoding T9SS type A sorting domain-containing protein: MLKFTSAILAIFLSFTIIAQNYSLKASVLLSVETSTNPPAITLKWQNEADATSYTVFRKLKGASSWGAAKATLPKDSTRYTDLTVEVDKAYEYRVNRSATSIPGSGYVYASIGLPAQEWNGSILLLIDSTVNKQLTTKISTLKEDLANEGWYVLTYVPMSKESVSDIRNKIANFKTIHRDLRSVFILGHVKVPYSGNFNPDAHPDHQGAWPSDTYYADVDGFWTDISVDNNAASRTANRNIPGDGKFDQSSIPSDVELEVGRVDFFDMPALNKSEMNLIGNYLDKNHLWRTGQIQAEKRGIVLDNFNFMNEAFGQSGMKNFSSFFGPSNVQYASYRDSLLKKSYLCSYGSGGGSYTSAGGISNTGMMATDSLQSIFTFIFGSYFGDWDSPNNFLRSALASGTVLTNAWSGRPLWTLHHMALGETIGYSTRISTNNSSTYTAGFSARGTHIALMGDPTLRLHPWNSSGQLQLVESGPNIDLRWNTNTQANDGYTIYRRIEGNTQFDVIARNVKDTTYRDACLLPGFRYEYMVRGVKMETSASGNYYNLSTGIRDTLTKVLTITPTADFSFTKDYEFVHLKSESKNTNNVRWIIGKDTLTGNELDVVLDCTSNNALICLIAEGACDMDQICKTINYDCSIPKVSKINIDTIRCNGLKGGIEIVDLTGADPFRFKWNTGDSLPQLSNINAGTYKLTITSSRNTDAEYTFDLVEPAPISASYNLRPASPGKNDGGIENLNIAGGTPPYQFQISGGSIDSLAAGNYILSIQDKNGCTRQISVRIDVRTSVNNELDGLMYSIFPSPVLNLFTLKGNGTGNLKFIELFDQGGRNLNTYSGSMYQFEVRSLVPGLYYLKLTSVSGNSLILKFEKM, translated from the coding sequence ATGTTAAAATTTACGTCTGCAATTCTGGCCATTTTCCTTTCGTTTACCATTATAGCTCAAAACTATAGCCTCAAAGCTTCTGTTTTGCTGTCCGTTGAAACCTCCACCAATCCTCCTGCTATTACTCTTAAATGGCAGAATGAGGCTGATGCGACCTCCTACACTGTGTTCAGAAAATTGAAAGGAGCTTCTTCCTGGGGTGCCGCAAAAGCTACTTTGCCTAAAGATTCTACCAGATATACGGACCTTACAGTTGAAGTTGATAAAGCTTATGAGTACCGGGTCAACAGAAGTGCTACGTCCATTCCGGGTTCTGGCTATGTGTATGCGTCCATTGGCTTACCTGCACAAGAATGGAATGGAAGTATTCTGCTTTTGATCGACAGTACCGTTAATAAACAACTCACCACTAAAATATCCACCTTAAAAGAAGATCTGGCGAATGAGGGTTGGTACGTTTTAACTTATGTGCCAATGTCCAAAGAATCCGTTTCGGACATACGCAACAAAATTGCCAATTTTAAAACTATACACAGAGACCTTCGCTCTGTTTTTATTCTCGGGCATGTAAAAGTTCCCTATTCAGGAAATTTTAACCCCGATGCACATCCGGATCATCAGGGTGCCTGGCCTTCAGATACCTATTATGCAGATGTCGATGGTTTTTGGACCGATATTTCTGTGGATAACAATGCAGCTTCGCGAACGGCTAATAGAAACATACCCGGAGATGGAAAATTTGATCAAAGCAGCATTCCGTCTGATGTGGAACTCGAAGTAGGCAGAGTTGACTTTTTTGATATGCCGGCATTAAATAAGTCCGAAATGAATTTGATTGGCAATTATCTCGATAAAAATCATTTATGGAGAACCGGACAAATTCAAGCAGAGAAACGAGGCATCGTTCTCGATAATTTTAATTTTATGAACGAAGCTTTTGGACAAAGCGGAATGAAAAATTTTTCAAGTTTTTTTGGCCCTTCAAATGTCCAATACGCAAGTTACAGAGATAGTCTGCTTAAAAAATCGTATCTATGTTCTTATGGATCCGGAGGGGGAAGCTACACAAGTGCCGGAGGCATTTCCAACACAGGGATGATGGCAACCGACAGCCTGCAATCCATTTTCACTTTCATTTTTGGCAGTTATTTCGGCGATTGGGATAGTCCTAATAATTTTTTGAGGTCAGCTTTAGCTAGCGGAACTGTTTTGACCAATGCATGGTCAGGCAGGCCTTTGTGGACTCTGCACCACATGGCATTGGGTGAAACGATCGGATATTCAACCCGCATCAGTACAAATAACAGTTCAACTTACACAGCCGGATTTAGTGCTCGCGGCACGCATATTGCACTCATGGGTGATCCAACGCTCCGACTTCATCCCTGGAACAGCTCAGGCCAATTACAACTTGTTGAGTCCGGACCCAATATTGATTTGCGCTGGAATACAAATACCCAGGCTAATGATGGGTATACTATTTATAGACGAATTGAAGGAAATACTCAGTTTGATGTCATTGCGCGCAATGTGAAGGATACCACTTACAGGGATGCTTGCCTGCTTCCCGGATTCAGATACGAATATATGGTCAGAGGTGTAAAAATGGAGACCTCTGCAAGTGGAAATTACTACAATCTTTCAACAGGCATCAGAGACACGCTCACTAAAGTTTTAACCATCACCCCAACAGCTGATTTTAGTTTTACAAAAGATTATGAATTCGTGCACTTAAAATCAGAATCTAAAAACACCAACAATGTAAGATGGATCATTGGAAAAGACACCCTAACCGGCAATGAATTGGATGTTGTGCTGGATTGTACGTCTAATAATGCTTTAATTTGTTTGATCGCAGAAGGGGCATGCGATATGGATCAGATCTGTAAAACCATCAATTACGATTGCAGTATCCCAAAGGTTTCTAAAATCAATATTGATACCATTCGTTGCAATGGTTTAAAGGGAGGTATCGAAATTGTAGATCTGACCGGCGCCGACCCATTCAGATTTAAATGGAATACGGGAGACAGCTTGCCGCAATTGAGCAACATCAACGCAGGTACTTACAAACTCACCATCACTTCGTCTCGCAACACAGACGCTGAATATACTTTTGATTTGGTAGAACCGGCACCCATATCAGCCAGCTACAATTTAAGACCAGCCAGCCCCGGCAAAAATGACGGCGGCATTGAGAATTTGAATATTGCCGGTGGAACACCACCCTATCAATTTCAAATATCCGGAGGAAGTATCGATTCACTTGCAGCAGGAAATTATATATTATCTATTCAAGATAAAAACGGATGTACACGCCAGATATCTGTGCGAATAGATGTCAGAACTTCCGTGAATAATGAACTTGATGGACTCATGTATTCTATATTCCCATCTCCAGTATTAAACTTATTTACACTTAAAGGAAATGGAACCGGAAATCTTAAATTCATTGAACTATTTGATCAGGGTGGCAGAAATTTAAATACCTATTCCGGTAGTATGTATCAATTCGAAGTAAGATCACTAGTGCCGGGATTATATTATTTAAAACTAACATCTGTTAGTGGCAATAGCCTGATTTTGAAATTTGAGAAGATGTAA
- a CDS encoding zinc-binding dehydrogenase, which produces MKAIYLVRHAAASRSFEFREEAIPVPRHSDVVIKTICSGLNFADIMVRKNLYDGAPKLPAVIGFDACGTITAVGAEVKNFKPGDVVVALCKFSGYAEYICTPASGVAKIPEHIDPHDAVALAVQYLTAYYAAAKLTQLQEGDKVLIHAGAGGLGRALIQYALFKKCIVFATAGSEEKITMLKNMGVHHPINYYTSDFAKDVARLTNQKGLDVVFDGIGGSNARKSFKSLATGGRLVLHGASVLSSGNLFSKIFQFLSFGLYHPVMLMMPSKSILGINMLEMADHKPEFISQMLSEVIQLTVSGIFKPETPHRFPAADIAEAHAFLENRKSSGKVCIVW; this is translated from the coding sequence ATGAAAGCCATTTACCTCGTTCGTCATGCTGCTGCTTCTCGTTCCTTTGAATTCAGAGAAGAAGCCATTCCCGTTCCTCGCCATTCTGATGTGGTGATCAAAACCATTTGTTCCGGATTGAATTTTGCCGATATCATGGTCCGCAAAAATTTATATGATGGCGCGCCCAAACTTCCGGCGGTCATTGGTTTTGATGCTTGTGGTACCATAACTGCTGTTGGTGCTGAAGTCAAAAATTTTAAACCCGGTGATGTGGTTGTTGCACTTTGCAAATTCAGTGGTTATGCAGAATACATTTGCACTCCTGCATCTGGGGTTGCTAAAATTCCCGAACATATAGACCCGCACGATGCAGTTGCATTGGCTGTACAATACCTCACTGCATATTATGCAGCAGCCAAATTAACCCAATTGCAAGAAGGAGATAAGGTATTGATTCATGCCGGTGCCGGTGGACTTGGACGTGCATTGATCCAATATGCCTTGTTTAAAAAATGTATTGTTTTTGCAACAGCCGGATCAGAAGAAAAAATCACAATGTTGAAAAACATGGGCGTACATCATCCCATCAACTACTATACATCTGATTTTGCGAAAGATGTAGCACGTTTGACAAATCAAAAAGGCCTTGATGTTGTCTTTGATGGAATTGGTGGCTCGAATGCCCGCAAAAGTTTTAAAAGTCTTGCTACAGGTGGCCGCCTCGTTTTACATGGAGCTTCGGTTCTGAGTTCAGGAAATCTTTTCTCCAAAATTTTTCAATTCTTATCCTTCGGTTTGTATCATCCGGTGATGCTGATGATGCCTTCTAAATCCATACTGGGTATCAACATGCTCGAAATGGCTGATCACAAACCTGAGTTTATCAGCCAGATGTTAAGTGAAGTCATTCAACTCACGGTGTCAGGTATTTTTAAACCGGAGACACCGCATCGTTTTCCGGCAGCGGATATTGCCGAAGCGCATGCATTTCTCGAAAACAGAAAAAGCAGCGGCAAGGTGTGTATTGTTTGGTAG
- a CDS encoding osmoprotectant transporter permease: protein MNFFWILWIFDALIALVAVYFFIVGLSDGSVSSFNIKLWLGLLAVLAIILGGSYWLYTHEKLVFAKRLLYLLAIPGFLYLLFLLFILIARPRWN from the coding sequence ATGAACTTCTTTTGGATACTTTGGATCTTTGATGCCCTGATCGCTTTAGTAGCGGTGTATTTTTTTATCGTCGGACTTTCGGATGGATCTGTAAGTTCCTTCAACATCAAATTATGGCTGGGCTTATTAGCCGTACTCGCCATTATATTGGGCGGTAGTTATTGGTTATATACACATGAAAAATTGGTGTTTGCCAAAAGATTACTTTATCTACTTGCCATTCCCGGTTTTTTATACCTGCTTTTTCTACTGTTTATACTTATTGCCAGACCACGATGGAATTAA